One window of the Spirochaetia bacterium 38H-sp genome contains the following:
- a CDS encoding UvrD-helicase domain-containing protein: MRTEDILRGLDSAQRQAVITDKNAVVVAGAGSGKTRVLTRRFLYLVIEKNVKPSRIMALTFTRKAASEMRQRIAEGIRESGEENLIRDFEKAVISTIDSFCASVVRPYSSRYGFAPDFSICNGEELEGLSALARTFFLRSLQDEQFKNSLSLLCKDWEPDRIVEDVLMDYAANYACITGYPVSGRWQYSDRFTKLLEDKIEEIETGVRNLFSSCRTVLDIVGNKKNKTTEKLDKVLEKESELISLFDNVPKSLPEIKRLLESFVLDRTAKDSINPNDCKKELINLSDDIMHMYDNLEDNLVLNDFIKMWHDEVIAFKRRHNLLTFSDVFSAAVELIKKDKGIRAFYKERFDYILVDEFQDNNELQKEFLFFLAEKKGIFSESVPDINSLERGKLFIVGDEKQSIYLFRGADVSVFNSLRDDAVKPDYPDMEFIRLAHNYRSEPALVDFFNEISHELFNNSDAGGIRFDPAEKRMDKTILEPSVFVGIQKKSADVVKNPFYSKDDIEAAWVAAKLKGLVENSSLMVRDKRSGELRPLAYGDIAVLMRSTTAQLSYEKAMRREGIPYVAGVSRNMFLEAAVNDLVSWLFIIVYPDDWLSFYAVLRGPLCALSDKDITKVIKKEKERRFPVCFSLSDSELDMLGLDSPDAYKRGRTIYRELSYMADRMSPAELIRYLWYDAGYRFMLLKRIDFHPFLKVYDELLFLCRSYEGKSLASFIDYLFDMLGRFEKQELYDVPVDAESSVKIMTIHASKGLEFPFVALVSVGKSGRKESEKSFPYAFIDDSYPVFSFSKSNPVLKDYLDKKKKLEEYELRRLLYVALTRAESHLLIAGSISERNSDNSFLPLLFSDAEEMELKASNHVRIIKEEIKQDSVWFKKPNTRLLSELKHVYKECRPELGPYIKKSLSVSVIADAYEKTKKNIIKTFSSGYDLHDSTVYGNLVHFLIEKSAFIKDKERLKKYVLLNPDAIGALSYDEVDAFFDKAYDAVVGLSSRFELSSLMHEYDVEIKYRDYYIHGKLDAVKIENNSVVIYEWKTGGFPEEYRMQVFLYIRMADFLWKKNNISVRLVFTGKGEPAVYEFFKEDDWKEEETFLESFLSSVDTFIADGTSAYVTDA, from the coding sequence ATGAGAACTGAAGATATACTGAGGGGTCTTGATAGCGCTCAGAGACAGGCTGTTATTACTGATAAGAATGCTGTTGTTGTTGCTGGTGCAGGCTCAGGAAAGACACGTGTGCTTACAAGAAGATTTCTATACCTTGTCATAGAAAAGAATGTAAAACCATCAAGGATTATGGCTCTTACTTTTACCAGAAAGGCTGCAAGCGAGATGCGCCAGAGAATAGCAGAGGGTATAAGAGAAAGCGGTGAGGAAAACCTTATAAGGGATTTTGAAAAGGCTGTCATATCTACGATAGATTCTTTTTGTGCATCTGTCGTAAGGCCGTATAGCAGCCGTTATGGTTTTGCTCCTGATTTTTCTATTTGCAACGGGGAAGAACTTGAAGGACTTTCTGCTCTTGCGAGAACTTTTTTTCTAAGGTCATTGCAGGATGAGCAATTTAAGAACTCTCTTTCTTTATTATGTAAAGACTGGGAACCGGATAGGATAGTAGAAGATGTGCTTATGGACTATGCCGCAAACTATGCATGTATCACGGGCTATCCTGTTTCTGGAAGATGGCAATACTCCGACAGATTTACAAAGCTGCTTGAGGATAAAATAGAAGAGATTGAAACAGGAGTCAGAAATCTTTTTTCTTCCTGCAGGACTGTTCTTGATATAGTGGGAAATAAGAAGAACAAAACAACAGAAAAGCTTGATAAGGTTCTGGAAAAAGAATCTGAGCTTATTTCTCTCTTTGATAATGTTCCCAAGTCTCTGCCGGAGATTAAAAGGCTTCTTGAGTCTTTTGTTTTGGATCGGACAGCAAAGGATAGCATAAATCCCAATGACTGTAAAAAAGAGCTTATTAATCTTTCTGATGATATTATGCACATGTATGATAATCTTGAGGATAATTTGGTTCTCAATGATTTTATAAAAATGTGGCATGATGAGGTGATAGCTTTTAAACGACGCCACAATCTCCTTACTTTTTCCGATGTTTTCTCAGCAGCTGTAGAGCTTATAAAAAAGGATAAAGGGATCAGGGCTTTTTATAAGGAGAGGTTTGATTATATTCTTGTGGATGAGTTCCAGGATAATAATGAGCTGCAGAAAGAGTTTCTTTTCTTTCTTGCGGAAAAAAAAGGGATTTTTTCCGAGTCTGTTCCCGATATCAATTCTCTTGAACGCGGAAAGCTTTTTATCGTGGGAGATGAGAAACAGTCTATCTATCTTTTTAGAGGCGCTGATGTTTCTGTCTTTAACAGTCTTAGAGATGATGCAGTAAAGCCTGATTATCCGGATATGGAGTTTATAAGGCTTGCTCATAACTACAGATCAGAGCCTGCTCTTGTTGATTTTTTTAACGAGATTTCTCATGAGCTTTTTAATAACTCTGATGCAGGAGGGATAAGGTTTGATCCCGCAGAGAAAAGAATGGATAAGACCATTCTTGAGCCTTCTGTTTTTGTAGGTATACAAAAAAAATCTGCTGATGTTGTCAAAAACCCTTTTTATAGCAAGGATGATATTGAGGCTGCATGGGTTGCCGCAAAACTCAAGGGGCTTGTGGAAAATTCTTCCCTTATGGTTAGGGATAAAAGAAGTGGAGAGCTTAGACCTCTTGCATACGGGGATATAGCTGTACTTATGAGAAGCACTACTGCTCAGCTGTCTTACGAAAAAGCCATGAGAAGAGAGGGGATTCCCTATGTTGCAGGTGTAAGCAGAAATATGTTTCTTGAAGCTGCTGTCAATGATCTTGTATCATGGCTTTTTATTATTGTTTATCCCGATGACTGGTTGTCTTTTTATGCTGTCCTTAGGGGGCCTTTGTGTGCATTGTCTGACAAGGACATTACCAAGGTTATAAAAAAGGAAAAAGAGCGCAGGTTTCCTGTGTGTTTTTCTTTATCGGATAGTGAGCTGGATATGCTGGGGCTTGACAGTCCAGATGCTTATAAGAGAGGCAGAACTATATACAGAGAGCTTTCTTACATGGCTGACAGGATGTCTCCTGCAGAGCTTATACGATATCTATGGTATGATGCTGGTTACAGGTTTATGCTTCTTAAGAGGATAGATTTTCATCCCTTTTTAAAGGTTTATGATGAACTTCTTTTCCTTTGTAGAAGTTACGAGGGAAAATCTCTTGCATCTTTTATAGATTATCTTTTTGATATGCTGGGTAGGTTTGAAAAGCAGGAGCTTTATGATGTTCCAGTAGATGCGGAAAGTTCTGTAAAGATTATGACCATACATGCTTCCAAGGGACTTGAGTTTCCTTTTGTTGCTCTTGTTTCCGTAGGAAAGTCCGGGAGGAAGGAGAGTGAGAAAAGTTTTCCTTATGCCTTTATAGATGATTCTTATCCTGTTTTCTCTTTTTCCAAGAGTAATCCCGTATTAAAGGATTATCTGGATAAAAAAAAGAAGCTGGAAGAATATGAGCTAAGGCGTCTTTTGTATGTTGCTCTTACCAGGGCAGAGTCGCATCTACTTATTGCCGGAAGTATTTCTGAGCGTAATTCTGATAATAGTTTTTTGCCTTTGCTTTTCTCTGATGCAGAGGAGATGGAGCTTAAGGCCTCAAATCATGTCAGAATAATCAAAGAAGAGATAAAGCAAGATTCTGTATGGTTTAAAAAGCCAAATACAAGGCTCTTATCGGAGCTAAAGCATGTTTACAAAGAATGCAGGCCTGAGCTTGGTCCGTATATCAAAAAAAGTCTCAGCGTAAGTGTGATAGCGGATGCCTATGAAAAGACTAAAAAGAATATTATAAAGACTTTTTCTTCTGGATATGATCTGCATGATTCCACGGTCTATGGTAATCTTGTTCATTTTCTTATAGAAAAGTCTGCATTTATAAAAGATAAAGAAAGGTTAAAAAAGTATGTCCTTCTAAACCCCGATGCCATAGGTGCCTTATCTTATGACGAAGTAGATGCCTTTTTTGATAAGGCTTATGATGCTGTTGTTGGGCTTTCTTCTAGGTTTGAGCTTTCTTCTCTTATGCATGAGTATGATGTGGAGATTAAATACAGGGATTATTATATCCATGGCAAGCTGGATGCTGTAAAAATAGAAAATAACTCTGTTGTTATTTACGAATGGAAGACTGGAGGCTTTCCCGAGGAATACAGGATGCAGGTCTTCTTATATATACGTATGGCAGATTTTTTATGGAAAAAAAATAATATAAGTGTACGGCTTGTTTTTACTGGCAAAGGGGAGCCTGCAGTTTATGAGTTTTTTAAAGAAGATGACTGGAAGGAGGAGGAAACCTTTCTTGAATCTTTTCTTTCTTCTGTAGACACTTTTATTGCAGATGGTACTAGTGCTTATGTGACTGATGCCTGA
- a CDS encoding PD-(D/E)XK nuclease family protein yields the protein MHKEVFSDFDGVFSRLCVLYKSSPAAAFVFPSEVVRRFFLDCMTDVYTAVDAGRFLSWDDFLRSYVADALHRPAGNMERILFASMVAPLCRRDGELEGLFDCPEDESPFVNYIASILPDVLIAPHVLAGFDRLPEKRAQAVRLLGAYYERFLSEAMLFEPEKAFLDARLDGRLPGNVVVVYPSLFTIRAFYKDELPDGWIGLDLVRKDVELTVFPDPVSEVRYVLSSLRNQLEKGAFAADFSIVLADRALEGILRTESEVYGVPLSFEFGRSLRDVPGVRLVFLISDAVSSGFSFESLRDLCLASDVPWRFSGTMREIIRLAVKSSYFSADYGENRLFSYIKYEVEHHLDDTFFSVLDERFDRGVLDVSFLEAYKDTEERFFAELGFIAWVLFSFLPAVVSSESFSMLVDRFSLLYDFLLGGEPGAEMRRSWGFARRALQRLCNYEVVLDGLFSVSRPWDVWLAVLSGMSYVSSESSGGVSVFPYRLSAGIAFKNTFVMGLDAESASVRTSLLSFLPEPEKESASIREYELGNAFLQAYSACNAFFSMHVEGGGRQHEVPPYVIIYGKTNAVEQDELEKLPIYGEKGLFAGETGNFLPFYSQKKGYDAALHLDHYFFKESFNPGDFFEIKPWFESKNYFSDGVFVFSPHFVQDFYDCPFRMFVSRLLDIDEYRIRPIFYDRMIVGSALHEVLSYFFSAGKRLDELANEGFDFKSVLLQGLNKRGAGFFSDVLSKRYEPYLNTIAERLRDSLENIGLSLYVKSQESELKWDNPEAGFILRGRMDLLLGDNDDSTIVIDFKTGNIPSFPKKEKLERGEKIDLQVLLYMLILYHLYGEDVSKLLDGMYFPVVNENKNNPLLLRNRKSSAGSYQDDSSLLDVFNILEELLEGIVDSLQVCDFTYAIDNENVCSSFTGACAYRRLCRARYAIREGRNNEN from the coding sequence TGGGGTTTTTTCCCGTCTGTGTGTTTTGTATAAGTCTTCTCCTGCTGCGGCTTTTGTGTTTCCTTCCGAGGTTGTGAGGCGTTTCTTTCTTGATTGCATGACTGATGTTTATACTGCTGTTGATGCCGGGCGATTTTTATCCTGGGATGATTTTCTGCGTTCTTATGTTGCAGATGCTTTGCATAGACCCGCTGGCAATATGGAGAGGATTCTCTTTGCTTCTATGGTTGCTCCGCTTTGTAGGAGAGATGGGGAGCTCGAGGGGCTTTTTGATTGTCCAGAGGATGAGTCGCCTTTTGTAAATTATATTGCTTCTATTTTGCCGGATGTGCTGATTGCACCACATGTTCTTGCAGGTTTTGACAGGTTACCGGAGAAGAGGGCACAAGCTGTGAGATTGTTGGGGGCTTATTATGAGCGTTTTCTTAGTGAGGCTATGCTTTTTGAGCCGGAAAAGGCTTTCTTGGATGCGCGTCTTGATGGACGCCTGCCGGGGAATGTGGTTGTTGTGTATCCATCGTTATTTACAATAAGAGCTTTTTATAAGGATGAGCTTCCAGATGGTTGGATTGGGTTGGATTTGGTGCGCAAGGATGTTGAGCTTACAGTGTTTCCTGATCCTGTGTCCGAGGTGCGTTATGTTCTGAGTTCTTTGCGAAATCAGCTGGAAAAGGGGGCTTTTGCTGCTGATTTTTCCATTGTTCTTGCGGACAGGGCTTTAGAAGGTATTCTGCGTACAGAATCCGAGGTCTATGGGGTTCCTCTTTCTTTTGAGTTTGGCAGGTCTCTCAGGGATGTCCCGGGAGTAAGGCTTGTTTTTTTGATATCCGATGCTGTTTCTTCTGGTTTTTCGTTTGAATCTTTGAGGGATTTGTGTCTTGCCTCTGATGTCCCCTGGCGTTTTAGTGGGACAATGCGGGAGATAATAAGGCTTGCCGTAAAATCTTCTTATTTTTCTGCGGACTATGGTGAAAACAGGCTTTTTTCTTATATAAAATATGAGGTAGAGCATCATCTGGATGATACTTTTTTCTCAGTCTTGGATGAGAGATTTGACAGGGGTGTGCTTGATGTCTCTTTTTTAGAAGCTTACAAGGATACGGAGGAGCGTTTTTTTGCTGAGCTTGGTTTTATAGCATGGGTGCTGTTTTCTTTTTTACCTGCGGTTGTTTCTTCTGAGTCTTTTTCTATGCTTGTTGATAGGTTTTCTCTTCTTTATGATTTTTTGCTTGGAGGAGAGCCCGGTGCAGAGATGCGTAGGTCATGGGGTTTTGCCCGAAGGGCTTTGCAACGTTTATGTAATTATGAGGTTGTATTGGATGGTTTGTTTTCTGTATCAAGGCCATGGGATGTGTGGCTTGCTGTTCTTTCTGGTATGTCTTATGTGAGCTCCGAGTCTTCTGGTGGTGTTTCTGTTTTTCCTTACAGGTTGAGTGCCGGCATTGCTTTTAAAAATACCTTTGTTATGGGACTTGATGCAGAGTCTGCAAGTGTAAGGACTTCTTTGCTTTCTTTTCTACCTGAGCCGGAGAAAGAATCTGCCTCAATAAGGGAATATGAGCTGGGTAATGCTTTTTTACAGGCCTACTCTGCATGTAATGCTTTTTTTTCTATGCATGTTGAGGGTGGAGGAAGACAGCATGAGGTTCCTCCTTATGTGATTATATATGGTAAAACAAATGCAGTAGAGCAGGATGAGCTTGAAAAGCTTCCTATATATGGGGAAAAAGGTCTTTTTGCTGGAGAGACTGGCAATTTTTTGCCTTTTTATTCCCAGAAAAAGGGATATGATGCTGCTCTCCATCTTGATCATTATTTTTTTAAGGAGTCTTTTAATCCCGGTGATTTTTTTGAGATTAAGCCATGGTTTGAAAGTAAAAATTATTTTTCCGATGGTGTTTTTGTTTTTTCTCCTCACTTTGTACAGGATTTTTATGATTGTCCTTTTAGGATGTTTGTTTCAAGACTGCTTGATATCGATGAGTATAGGATAAGGCCTATTTTTTATGACAGGATGATTGTGGGAAGTGCCTTGCACGAGGTGTTATCTTACTTCTTTTCTGCTGGTAAGAGGCTCGATGAGCTTGCAAATGAGGGTTTTGATTTTAAATCTGTCCTGCTTCAAGGTCTTAATAAAAGAGGGGCTGGCTTTTTTTCTGATGTTCTTTCAAAAAGATATGAGCCGTATCTCAATACTATTGCGGAGAGGTTGCGGGATAGTCTTGAGAATATAGGGCTGTCCTTATATGTCAAGTCTCAGGAATCAGAACTCAAGTGGGATAATCCTGAGGCAGGTTTTATTCTCAGAGGAAGAATGGATTTACTTCTTGGCGATAATGATGATTCTACTATTGTCATAGATTTTAAAACAGGAAATATCCCGTCTTTTCCCAAGAAGGAAAAGCTTGAAAGGGGAGAGAAGATAGATTTACAGGTTTTACTGTATATGTTGATTTTATATCATCTTTATGGAGAAGATGTTTCCAAACTTCTTGATGGGATGTATTTCCCTGTAGTTAATGAAAATAAGAACAATCCACTCCTTTTAAGAAACAGGAAAAGCTCTGCTGGTTCTTATCAGGATGATTCTTCTCTTCTTGATGTCTTTAATATATTGGAAGAATTGCTTGAAGGTATTGTAGATAGTCTACAGGTTTGTGACTTTACCTATGCTATTGATAATGAGAATGTGTGTTCTTCCTTTACAGGAGCGTGTGCTTACAGACGATTATGCCGCGCAAGGTATGCGATAAGAGAGGGTAGAAACAATGAGAACTGA